taaatatagtattatagtatagttaattagctccctctaggggtataaaGTATagagtatatagttaattagctccctctaggggtatatagttaagtatatagttaactagctccctctaggggtatatagttaagtatatagtaagatagctccctctcccctTAGATAGTTaaatagctccctctcggggtatataattctatagttaattagctccctctaggggtataaagttatatagttaattagctccctttaggggtatatagtataagtatgagtatatagtaacagtatataaatatactaatagtaCAAATGATTATAGTTGATGTTAACGTATGTATGTGTAATGTTTGATACGTATTGGGGTAAGGTGCTGGGATGTGTTTTCCACTTAACGGGTGGTTCGTTGtttttttcaattattttcttCTACGGGTATGAGAATTTCCCGCCGGAGAGGCTAGGCCTGGGGATAGGGATAATCATGTTCGTCTGCGGGATCTTTGTGCTAATTAACATAGGAATATACAACGCCGCGCTGAAGTATACTACACCTGATAACTTCGCAATGGTCGCGATTGTTCTACTGGTAACTTTTCCTAGTTTTAACACTGGTTCAGGCGTATCTCACAGTATCAGTGGCCTCAAACTCGGGAGTAATGTACCTCAAAAGCAGAAAATCCAGCCAGAAATCAACGACAGTtaacttaaatttataattctAATTTGATAGAAATGAGTTgtattgtatatattaatttctGTGAATTTTCAAAAAGACGCCTAACATTTTGCCTGAAAAGTTGTGGATGCGAGTTTGACTGAAATATTGTCagatttgttttaaaaatatttttaatgggtacggaaaaataaaatgagtTTAACAATGACCCAGGAACCCACTTGCTCAAACAATAGTCATGGGTAGCCCCTGACTGCCATCACCGTTCCTGGAATCTTCCATGACaataaaaaagtaaaataaaaagatgGAGAAAGTGGAAGATAAAGATTATAAAAAGGACAATAAAGATTATAAAAAGGACAATAAAGATGATAAAAGGGGGGACAAGAAGGATGAAATGAAGGTAACCACTGAAATTATAGAAGATAAAGCCGGAGGAACACTACTAAAAGGTTCAGAAATTGATGATAAATCTGGAGGAACACTACTAAAAGGTTcagaaattaataataaaccTGGAGGAACACAGCTAAATCTACAAATCGAGGACAACTCTGGAGCAGCACAGCTAAACCTGGAAATCGACGATAAACCTGGAGGAGCACAGCTAAATCTACAAATCGAGGACAATTCCGAGCTATTGGCAAAGACTGTGGAAATTAACGAGACTACTGAGACAATGGATAAAGTTCTAAAAGAAACAGACTCTAGGAgtaactttaaaataaagGCAATAGACCCTAGGCAATTTACAGGACCATACATAAACCCATGGATAAGGTTacttatatatataataatggtaTATTTCGCTGGTACTTTGTATCTGGGCTGGACAGGGTACCAGACATTACTATACAAGGCAGGTGCCTTTGAGGAATGTTGCGTGGCAGAATCTGACATAACGAGGGTCACAATTGGCAGTGATGATTATATTGACTGTGGATGTCGGAAAGCGGCcttgaataatttatacacaATTGCCTTTTCAACGCACTTTCTCTCGACTTTTTTAACAGGGATAGTGTTTGACCTCATAGGGCctaaatatttgtatatgATATCCCAGTTGGTTCAGATGGCTACGTGGATTCTAATAGGCTCGTTTCCCAAAAACGGATCAGTTTTAAGAGTAGCTTTTTTTCTGGTAGGATTAAGTTCCGAGTCGTCCATTATGCCCCTGATGACTATTTCTTATTACTTTCCATATTGCCAATCACTGATCATCTCAATCATTGGAGCAACGAGGTCACTTTCATTTATTAACCCAATCCTACTTTCAAAAATCTTCgaacttaaaattttcggCCGTGGGCACCTGTTCCTTATTACCATCACGTATTCCATTATTAGTAACCTTACGTCATTTGTCATTGGAGCATTCATAGTCCAGAAACGGTTCTACAAAGTTGGGAAATCAAAGCACGGGAGTAGGCCCAGGTACATTACCTCCGCTAACATCACATCCGGTCATAGTTTATCGTTCTTTGGCAGGTTCAGCAGCTCACACCTTAGTTCACACCTTAGTTCACATTTAACCTTTGATCAATCTGCGAGTTTCGGAAAGAGAACACTGATAGACATTAGAAACAGGATTATCCGCGTGATTAGCCATCGTCAATTTGTAGAATATGTTATCCTAGTCCTGGTCTCCTCACTATACCTAGCCTCGGTGGAGTTTATAAGTAAGTCCCAGAGGGAACTTCTAATGTGTACCGACGGCTCCAGCGCCGTAGACCTCTTCAAGTATATTCACATCTTAACCTTCGCTCCCTGCCCTTTCATGGGATATCTCATTGATCGATTAGGACCATCATTCGTACTCATCATTTTACACTCTTGCGTATGTTCATACACACAATTATAtcatagtattattatttagtattattatttagtattattatttagtattattatttagtattattatttagtattattatttagtattattatttagtattattatttagtattattatttactattattatttagtatgATTATTTAGTCAATTGTATATTGTAGTATTATACTAACTGATCATACaagtaaatatttaatgagTTTGTTTAACGATGTTTTAGTgttttttttattatttttttgtgTCGTttgatttttatattttgaaGATTATAGCTTGTGTATTTTACTTGTTTGCTTGTTCAATGTTTGTTTCGCATATATATTGCTACGTGACGAAGAGGTTTAACCTGAGGAACTTCGGGAGACTCGTGGGATTTTGTTTCTTCTCGGCGGGCCTTTTCGTAATACTCAACGTCCCTCTGTATAACTTCATGACGAACCGGTCATCGTCGCTGGACACGCACAATTTGAAGATAGTCACGCGAGTGTTCATAGGCTACATGGCCTCAGGGTTCGTCATGTGTCTCATATTGCTATATTTCACCTCTAAAAAGAAACGCCGCACACACAAACAAATACAGTCACagtaacattttaaatttgtcaCTAGCAAATAGGACAGAAATTGTCTGAAAATTGTTCAATTCACATAAATTTTTCAGAATGcagttttatattttgtaaattaaaaaactcaaatttaagtcccgagaattttaaaataatatacactAGGATTTTAAAGTGATATAACTAGGATTTTAAAGTGATATAACTAGGATTTTAAAGTGATATAACTAGGATTTTAAATGAAGTAATAGATAAAAGTAAtctattttaaaatgtatacGTTATTTATGTGGCGTGCACGGTTCTATTTAGAtcattttatacataaaatgGGAAGGCGGAAAACAAAGAAAATTAAGCCTTCCAAGTCTTCCCTGGCATTAAAAAATAGGAATAAACCGCTCAGAGAATTCCATTGCCACTTTTGCCAAAATGATAGATCCGTAtggataaaaatgtaaGATTTCTTCCTAATTCTTTATTTACTTAgcttaatttaataattaacatatttttaggCTTAAAAGTATgtagttaaataataagtGATATGGAATGTATATGTTTTAGTTCTAAAACAACTGGGACGGCAAGTTTACAGTGTAGAATATGCGGAACCCAGTCTACATTTTCTATAACTAGTCTGGACGAGCCGATAGATGTTTATTCCTACTGGATAGATTCAACTAGACATTCAAATCAGACAGCGCAGAATAATTCAAGAGATAGGCCCAGGAAAGTGGCATATCCCGAAGATACTCTAGACGATGAAGATAAAACTGTAGAAAAAGACTTAGACGCAAATTACTCAAATGATAAAGATTTAGATGCAAATTACTCAAATGATAAAGAATTAGATAAATCCTACGTGGAATCAAATTATACAGTAGGGAACTCAGTTTCTGTCAATCAACTGAATCAATCTGCAGATACTGACACCCCTGGTTATCCCACGGATTTAGTAAATTCTTttgaaaatattgtaaaGCGTAGAGAAGTTCGTGTTTTGGATACGCAGTATTTTAAACCAACTGATCCAGCTCCTTTAGGCTTTACTGAGCCtgaatttgtaaatataGAAAACAGGGACGAAATGGTCGATTTTAGCATATTTGAACATGAGaatgataattattatcaaattgtGGATATTTCCGGGAACGGACCACAACGAATTATACCGCTGGATGATTCGTATAACCTTGGTCCCAGTAGTTCGTATAACCTTGATTCCAGTAGTTCGTATAACCTTGATTCCAGTAGTTCGTATAACCTTGATTCCAGTAGTTCCTATAACATTGGTCCCAGTAGTTCGTACAAC
The Theileria parva strain Muguga chromosome 3 map unlocalized ctg_530, whole genome shotgun sequence DNA segment above includes these coding regions:
- a CDS encoding Transcription elongation factor Elf1 like family protein, whose translation is MGRRKTKKIKPSKSSLALKNRNKPLREFHCHFCQNDRSVWIKISKTTGTASLQCRICGTQSTFSITSLDEPIDVYSYWIDSTRHSNQTAQNNSRDRPRKVAYPEDTLDDEDKTVEKDLDANYSNDKDLDANYSNDKELDKSYVESNYTVGNSVSVNQLNQSADTDTPGYPTDLVNSFENIVKRREVRVLDTQYFKPTDPAPLGFTEPEFVNIENRDEMVDFSIFEHENDNYYQIVDISGNGPQRIIPLDDSYNLGPSSSYNLDSSSSYNLDSSSSYNLDSSSSYNIGPSSSYNLGPSSSYNPLGNMGVYGGNVYKEVGARGEGNFEKFDSSVHNLFSDDQ
- a CDS encoding putative integral membrane protein, producing MEKVEDKDYKKDNKDYKKDNKDDKRGDKKDEMKVTTEIIEDKAGGTLLKGSEIDDKSGGTLLKGSEINNKPGGTQLNLQIEDNSGAAQLNLEIDDKPGGAQLNLQIEDNSELLAKTVEINETTETMDKVLKETDSRSNFKIKAIDPRQFTGPYINPWIRLLIYIIMVYFAGTLYLGWTGYQTLLYKAGAFEECCVAESDITRVTIGSDDYIDCGCRKAALNNLYTIAFSTHFLSTFLTGIVFDLIGPKYLYMISQLVQMATWILIGSFPKNGSVLRVAFFLVGLSSESSIMPLMTISYYFPYCQSLIISIIGATRSLSFINPILLSKIFELKIFGRGHLFLITITYSIISNLTSFVIGAFIVQKRFYKVGKSKHGSRPRYITSANITSGHSLSFFGRFSSSHLSSHLSSHLTFDQSASFGKRTLIDIRNRIIRVISHRQFVEYVILVLVSSLYLASVEFISKSQRELLMCTDGSSAVDLFKYIHILTFAPCPFMGYLIDRLGPSFVLIILHSCCFFYYFFVSFDFYILKIIACVFYLFACSMFVSHIYCYVTKRFNLRNFGRLVGFCFFSAGLFVILNVPLYNFMTNRSSSLDTHNLKIVTRVFIGYMASGFVMCLILLYFTSKKKRRTHKQIQSQ